In Sinorhizobium mexicanum, one DNA window encodes the following:
- a CDS encoding SGNH/GDSL hydrolase family protein, which yields MLLNLAPERREIAIQGSAWMRTLFGCRGFSGFNAMFGSSEKRLVEIEALIDRAGVLARKGEIKEAIACFKDARSKLVHADPPKVVAAIEDEHTKLDQESADFEQHARMHSSEGETLRKAVIVSDSLGLPRGVPGSKIEATNFEMTASGKILESMLESGSASVQPLCRRYGTTEFMLKALRSRADCRNADVLIHIGLNDCVVRMFMEEQRLALSTLTVEIRQKIVQFAQVYRTPLVESDFDHTYTPLTVYEKRLEEAAKLARSNGARSVTFVTIIQPPTKFAAKTPHMSWSFNRFNMAVYDVAKRERCNLIDMDRICWEQGTQKTLSPDGMHLSAAGHALMAENFMALLKI from the coding sequence GTGCTCTTAAACTTGGCTCCTGAAAGAAGGGAAATAGCGATTCAGGGAAGTGCGTGGATGCGAACTCTCTTTGGCTGCAGAGGATTTTCAGGTTTTAATGCTATGTTCGGATCGTCCGAAAAGAGATTGGTAGAAATTGAGGCTCTTATCGACAGGGCCGGTGTGTTGGCCAGAAAAGGAGAGATAAAAGAGGCTATCGCATGCTTTAAGGATGCGCGTTCAAAGCTGGTTCACGCCGATCCTCCGAAAGTCGTGGCGGCAATCGAAGACGAGCATACAAAGCTCGATCAGGAGTCAGCTGATTTTGAGCAACATGCGAGAATGCATTCCTCGGAGGGAGAGACTCTCAGGAAGGCAGTGATAGTCAGCGATTCTCTTGGGCTTCCGAGAGGGGTTCCCGGATCCAAGATTGAGGCTACAAATTTCGAGATGACAGCTTCTGGAAAAATACTGGAAAGCATGCTCGAGAGTGGGAGCGCGTCGGTCCAGCCTTTGTGCCGGCGCTATGGCACTACTGAGTTCATGCTTAAGGCTCTTCGATCGCGGGCAGACTGTCGCAACGCTGACGTGCTCATTCATATCGGACTCAATGACTGCGTTGTCCGCATGTTCATGGAAGAGCAGCGATTGGCACTCTCGACTCTGACGGTAGAGATTCGCCAGAAGATTGTACAATTTGCTCAAGTATATCGCACACCTCTGGTTGAGAGTGATTTCGATCATACCTACACTCCACTGACAGTCTACGAGAAGCGCCTCGAGGAAGCCGCGAAGTTGGCCCGCTCCAATGGGGCTCGCTCAGTCACCTTTGTCACTATCATTCAGCCACCGACGAAGTTTGCCGCCAAAACGCCGCACATGTCATGGAGCTTTAACCGCTTCAACATGGCAGTATATGATGTTGCCAAACGCGAGCGATGCAACCTCATTGATATGGACCGGATCTGCTGGGAACAGGGAACACAGAAGACCTTGTCACCCGATGGGATGCATCTGTCGGCAGCGGGGCACGCGCTTATGGCTGAAAACTTTATGGCGCTCTTGAAGATCTGA